The Pseudomonas hefeiensis genomic sequence GACGCCAGTTCTGCCATCGTCTCGCCACAACAGGAGCACCAGTTGGGTCGCGCCTGGCTGGCCTTGCTGCGCAGTCAGGTCTCACAGCTCAACGATCCACTGCTCAAGGACTACGTCGAGTCCAGCGTTTACAAACTGGTGGAGACCAGCCAGGTCAACGACCGACGCCTGGAATTCATCCTGATCAATAGCCCACAGCTCAACGCCTTCGCCGCACCCGGCGGAATCGTCGGGGTAAACGGTGGATTGTTCCTCAACGCGCAAACCGAAGGCGAATACGCCTCGGTCATGGCCCACGAGCTGGCGCACTTGTCGCAACGCCACTTTGCCCGGGGCGTCGAAGCCCAGCAACGCATGCAGGTGCCGATGATGGCAGCGCTGCTGGCCGGCATTGTGATCGCCGCCGCCGGGGGTGGTGATGCCGGGATCGCGGCCATTGCCGGCACCCAGGCGGCCGCCATCCAGGAACAACGGCGCTTCTCTCGTCAGAACGAGCAGGAAGCCGACCGCATCGGCATCCAGAACCTGGAAAAGGCCGGCTATGATCCGCGGTCCATGCCGAGCATGTTCGAGCGGCTGATGCGCCAGTACCGTTTCGACGCCAGGCCCCCTGAATTCCTCCTGACTCACCCGGTGACCGAATCCCGAATCGCTGACACCCGCAACCGCGCCGAACAGGCAAGGCCAGGTGGCATCGAGGACAGCATGCGTTATCAATTGATTCGCGCACGGGTCAAGTTGATCTACGAAGAAACTCCGGGACTGGGCGCCAAGCGCTTCCGGGCGCAGTTGGATGAAAACCCGAAGAACGACGTGGCCCGCTATGGTTTGGCGATCGCGCAGATCAAGGGCGGCCAGTTGAATGAGGCCCGGGAAAACCTCAAGCAGCTGCTGGTCAAATCGCCCAACGAGATCATCTATAACCTGGCCCAGGTCGATCTGGACATCACCAGCAACAAGCTGCCAGACGCTCAGGCTCGCGTCGACCGGATGCTGACCCAGTACCCGGGCAACTATCCATTGAATCAGGTGCGTGTCGACCTGCTGCTCAAGCAGAACCGTCCCGCCGACGCCGAGAAAGCGCTTGAGGACCTGCTCAAGACTCGCCCCGACGATCCGGACGTCTGGTACATGGTGGCAGAGACTCGGGGGCTGTCGGGCAATATCATTGGCCTGCATCAAGCCCGCGCCGAATATTTCGCACTGGTAGGCGACTACCGTCAGGCCATCCAGCAACTGGACTTCGCCAAACGGCGCGCCGGTAGCAATTTCCCGCTGTCGTCACGCATCGACGCCAGGCAGCGCGAGCTCATGGAGCAGGAGCGCATGGTCAAGGACATGATGGGGTAAGCCTTGAGTCAGAAAGGCGCCCCTCGTTTCAAGGACCTGTCCCGATCAGGTCTCCAGATGCGGTTTCATGAGTGCTTCGAACCACTCATGAAAGACCGCCAACCGTCGTGAACGCTGGCGCCGATGCGGGTAGAGCAAAGAGACCGGCATGGATGCCGCACGATAATCCGGCATGACCTCCATCAACTCACCTGAATCCAACAAATGCTGGACATCGAAGCGAGGAATCTGAATCAGCCCCAGGCCTCCACGACAGCAGGCGATGTAGCTTTCGGCATTGTTCACAACCACCTGACTGGGCAGCTCGATCAGATGTTCACTGTCATCGCTGGACAGGTACTCCCAGGGCAGTTCTCTGCCTGATTTCGGCGATGCGTAGCCCACAGCCCAATGTCCGCTGGACAGTTCCTCCGGCTTAAGCGGCTCTCCGTACTCACGCAAATAGTCGGGGCTTGCGCAATTGACCAAGGCAATGTGGCCCAGCGATCGCACGACGAGGCTGCTGTCATGCAGTGCACCGATGCGC encodes the following:
- a CDS encoding M48 family metalloprotease, coding for MTFLRPTLLTLACLLASPGFADDLPSLGDASSAIVSPQQEHQLGRAWLALLRSQVSQLNDPLLKDYVESSVYKLVETSQVNDRRLEFILINSPQLNAFAAPGGIVGVNGGLFLNAQTEGEYASVMAHELAHLSQRHFARGVEAQQRMQVPMMAALLAGIVIAAAGGGDAGIAAIAGTQAAAIQEQRRFSRQNEQEADRIGIQNLEKAGYDPRSMPSMFERLMRQYRFDARPPEFLLTHPVTESRIADTRNRAEQARPGGIEDSMRYQLIRARVKLIYEETPGLGAKRFRAQLDENPKNDVARYGLAIAQIKGGQLNEARENLKQLLVKSPNEIIYNLAQVDLDITSNKLPDAQARVDRMLTQYPGNYPLNQVRVDLLLKQNRPADAEKALEDLLKTRPDDPDVWYMVAETRGLSGNIIGLHQARAEYFALVGDYRQAIQQLDFAKRRAGSNFPLSSRIDARQRELMEQERMVKDMMG
- a CDS encoding LysR family transcriptional regulator, whose amino-acid sequence is MDRFDQYRVFAQVAEMGSFIRAANALQLPRASVSAAIQQLEAHLGGRLLHRTTRQVRLTADGEQLLERVRSLLAEVEDIDQLFQASKHQVSGRLIIDAPSRIARRLIAPALAGLLRRYPRLHVTLGSTDRAVDLVREGVDCAVRIGALHDSSLVVRSLGHIALVNCASPDYLREYGEPLKPEELSSGHWAVGYASPKSGRELPWEYLSSDDSEHLIELPSQVVVNNAESYIACCRGGLGLIQIPRFDVQHLLDSGELMEVMPDYRAASMPVSLLYPHRRQRSRRLAVFHEWFEALMKPHLET